The following are encoded together in the Oncorhynchus kisutch isolate 150728-3 linkage group LG8, Okis_V2, whole genome shotgun sequence genome:
- the LOC109895900 gene encoding drebrin-like protein isoform X1: MAVNLSKNGISLTNAYKEVVDEKSNTNWALFTYEGNTNDIRLAEKGDGGLEELVEELSSGKIMYAFCRVEDPNSGLCKYVLINWTGEGVKDARKGLCANHVSSIANFLKGAHVTINARAEEDVEPEAIMQKVAKASGANYSFHKESNKFRDAGPQGPVGSVYQKTNAMSEIKRTNKDNFWAQAEKDEEKRQREERSKADEERHKLEKDRKDREAKEATLREKRDKERASMIDQQKKYQQQQEAESRDNEKQQWEEQEKDFQAAQKKGMKRGESVEKANEAASLISQRSMNPREMFKQREKGMAPSTADTDTPAAAHTPASPQPGRLNSPFFSKQPCEPEPSRLPLRQASPLPTGSASPVPAAEPSVDEAIVDESTPSVGETSQSECLDEQDATPEDQWQDEVKATAAPTEHNHATEPAQNNLYEEPQEVEENTNEVAAKKTDRGVCARALYDYQAADETEISFDPDDILNGIEMIDEGWWRGYGPDGHFGMFPANYVELV, translated from the exons GGCCTTGTTCACCTACGAGGGGAACACTAATGATATACGATTGGCAGAGAAGGGAG ATGGTGGACTGGAGGAACTGGTGGAGGAACTTAGCAGCGGTAAAATAATGTACGCTTTCTGTCGTGTCGAGGACCCAAACTCTGGCCTGTGCAAATACGTCCTGATCAACTGG ACTGGAGAAGGTGTGAAAGACGCCAGGAAAGGACTATGTGCCAATCATGTCAGCTCCATAGCTAATTTTCTCAAG GGAGCCCATGTCACAATAAACGCCCGTGCAGAGGAGGATGTGGAACCTGAGGCTATTATGCAAAAGGTGGCCAAGGCCTCAGGGGCCAACTACAGCTTCCACAAAGAGTCCAACAAGTTCCGAGACGCTGGTCCCCAAGGACCTGTG GGCTCTGTGTATCAGAAGACCAACGCCATGTCTGAAATCAAACGGACCAATAAAGACAACTTCTGGGCGCAGGCAGAG AAAGATGAGGAGAAGCGGCAGCGGGAGGAGCGCAGCAAGGCAGATGAAGAGCGACACAAGCTGGAGAAAGATCGGAAGGATCGAGAGGCCAAGGAGGCAACtctcagagagaagagagacaaggagagggccTCTATGATTGACCAGCAGAA GAAGTACCAGCAGCAGCAGGAAGCTGAGAGCAGAGACAATGAAAAACAACAATGG gaggagcaggagaaggacTTCCAGGCAGCTCAGAAGAAAGGGATGAAGCGTGGTGAATCTGTAGAGAAAGCCAAT GAGGCGGCCTCCCTGATCTCTCAGCGCTCTATGAACCCCAGAGAGATGttcaagcagagagagaagggcatGGCCCCCAGCACTGCAGACACCGACACCCCTGCTGCTGCCCACACCCCTGCCAGCCCCCAGCCAG GGCGTTTGAACAGCCCTTTTTTCTCTAAGCAACCATGCGAGCCCGAGCCATCCCGCTTGCCCCTGCGCCAAGCCTCCCCTCTGCCCACAGGCTCCGCCTCTCCTGTCCCTGCTGCAG AACCCAGTGTGGATGAGGCCATTGTGGATGAATCCACTCCCAGTGTGGGTGAGACATCCCAATCTGAGTGCTTGGATGAGCAGGATGCAACCCCTGAGGATCAGTGGCAAGATGAAG TAAAGGCAACGGCAGCTCCCACTGAGCACAACCATGCCACAGAGCCAGCCCAAAACAACCTCTATGAGGAGCCCCAGGAG GTGGAAGAGAACACAAATGAGGTGGCTGCAAAGAAGACCGACCGAGGCGTCTGTGCCAGGGCTCTATACGACTACCAAGCTG CTGATGAGACAGAGATTTCCTTCGATCCTGATGACATCCTCAATGGCATCGAGATGATTGACGAGGGCTGGTGGCGGGGCTATGGCCCAGACGGTCATTTTGGAATGTTCCCAGCCAATTACGTGGAGCTGGTCTAA
- the LOC109895900 gene encoding drebrin-like protein B isoform X3, translating to MAVNLSKNGISLTNAYKEVVDEKSNTNWALFTYEGNTNDIRLAEKGDGGLEELVEELSSGKIMYAFCRVEDPNSGLCKYVLINWTGEGVKDARKGLCANHVSSIANFLKGAHVTINARAEEDVEPEAIMQKVAKASGANYSFHKESNKFRDAGPQGPVGSVYQKTNAMSEIKRTNKDNFWAQAEKDEEKRQREERSKADEERHKLEKDRKDREAKEATLREKRDKERASMIDQQKKYQQQQEAESRDNEKQQWEEQEKDFQAAQKKGMKRGESVEKANEAASLISQRSMNPREMFKQREKGMAPSTADTDTPAAAHTPASPQPEPSVDEAIVDESTPSVGETSQSECLDEQDATPEDQWQDEVKATAAPTEHNHATEPAQNNLYEEPQEVEENTNEVAAKKTDRGVCARALYDYQAADETEISFDPDDILNGIEMIDEGWWRGYGPDGHFGMFPANYVELV from the exons GGCCTTGTTCACCTACGAGGGGAACACTAATGATATACGATTGGCAGAGAAGGGAG ATGGTGGACTGGAGGAACTGGTGGAGGAACTTAGCAGCGGTAAAATAATGTACGCTTTCTGTCGTGTCGAGGACCCAAACTCTGGCCTGTGCAAATACGTCCTGATCAACTGG ACTGGAGAAGGTGTGAAAGACGCCAGGAAAGGACTATGTGCCAATCATGTCAGCTCCATAGCTAATTTTCTCAAG GGAGCCCATGTCACAATAAACGCCCGTGCAGAGGAGGATGTGGAACCTGAGGCTATTATGCAAAAGGTGGCCAAGGCCTCAGGGGCCAACTACAGCTTCCACAAAGAGTCCAACAAGTTCCGAGACGCTGGTCCCCAAGGACCTGTG GGCTCTGTGTATCAGAAGACCAACGCCATGTCTGAAATCAAACGGACCAATAAAGACAACTTCTGGGCGCAGGCAGAG AAAGATGAGGAGAAGCGGCAGCGGGAGGAGCGCAGCAAGGCAGATGAAGAGCGACACAAGCTGGAGAAAGATCGGAAGGATCGAGAGGCCAAGGAGGCAACtctcagagagaagagagacaaggagagggccTCTATGATTGACCAGCAGAA GAAGTACCAGCAGCAGCAGGAAGCTGAGAGCAGAGACAATGAAAAACAACAATGG gaggagcaggagaaggacTTCCAGGCAGCTCAGAAGAAAGGGATGAAGCGTGGTGAATCTGTAGAGAAAGCCAAT GAGGCGGCCTCCCTGATCTCTCAGCGCTCTATGAACCCCAGAGAGATGttcaagcagagagagaagggcatGGCCCCCAGCACTGCAGACACCGACACCCCTGCTGCTGCCCACACCCCTGCCAGCCCCCAGCCAG AACCCAGTGTGGATGAGGCCATTGTGGATGAATCCACTCCCAGTGTGGGTGAGACATCCCAATCTGAGTGCTTGGATGAGCAGGATGCAACCCCTGAGGATCAGTGGCAAGATGAAG TAAAGGCAACGGCAGCTCCCACTGAGCACAACCATGCCACAGAGCCAGCCCAAAACAACCTCTATGAGGAGCCCCAGGAG GTGGAAGAGAACACAAATGAGGTGGCTGCAAAGAAGACCGACCGAGGCGTCTGTGCCAGGGCTCTATACGACTACCAAGCTG CTGATGAGACAGAGATTTCCTTCGATCCTGATGACATCCTCAATGGCATCGAGATGATTGACGAGGGCTGGTGGCGGGGCTATGGCCCAGACGGTCATTTTGGAATGTTCCCAGCCAATTACGTGGAGCTGGTCTAA
- the LOC109895900 gene encoding drebrin-like protein B isoform X4, with the protein MLNHLAKCIKFPQFSQQATSDKSPSTSIRDGGLEELVEELSSGKIMYAFCRVEDPNSGLCKYVLINWTGEGVKDARKGLCANHVSSIANFLKGAHVTINARAEEDVEPEAIMQKVAKASGANYSFHKESNKFRDAGPQGPVGSVYQKTNAMSEIKRTNKDNFWAQAEKDEEKRQREERSKADEERHKLEKDRKDREAKEATLREKRDKERASMIDQQKKYQQQQEAESRDNEKQQWEEQEKDFQAAQKKGMKRGESVEKANEAASLISQRSMNPREMFKQREKGMAPSTADTDTPAAAHTPASPQPEPSVDEAIVDESTPSVGETSQSECLDEQDATPEDQWQDEVKATAAPTEHNHATEPAQNNLYEEPQEVEENTNEVAAKKTDRGVCARALYDYQAADETEISFDPDDILNGIEMIDEGWWRGYGPDGHFGMFPANYVELV; encoded by the exons ATGctgaatcatctggccaagtgcatcaAATTCCCTCAGTTCTCACAACAAGCGACCTCTGACAAAAgcccctctacttctattcgag ATGGTGGACTGGAGGAACTGGTGGAGGAACTTAGCAGCGGTAAAATAATGTACGCTTTCTGTCGTGTCGAGGACCCAAACTCTGGCCTGTGCAAATACGTCCTGATCAACTGG ACTGGAGAAGGTGTGAAAGACGCCAGGAAAGGACTATGTGCCAATCATGTCAGCTCCATAGCTAATTTTCTCAAG GGAGCCCATGTCACAATAAACGCCCGTGCAGAGGAGGATGTGGAACCTGAGGCTATTATGCAAAAGGTGGCCAAGGCCTCAGGGGCCAACTACAGCTTCCACAAAGAGTCCAACAAGTTCCGAGACGCTGGTCCCCAAGGACCTGTG GGCTCTGTGTATCAGAAGACCAACGCCATGTCTGAAATCAAACGGACCAATAAAGACAACTTCTGGGCGCAGGCAGAG AAAGATGAGGAGAAGCGGCAGCGGGAGGAGCGCAGCAAGGCAGATGAAGAGCGACACAAGCTGGAGAAAGATCGGAAGGATCGAGAGGCCAAGGAGGCAACtctcagagagaagagagacaaggagagggccTCTATGATTGACCAGCAGAA GAAGTACCAGCAGCAGCAGGAAGCTGAGAGCAGAGACAATGAAAAACAACAATGG gaggagcaggagaaggacTTCCAGGCAGCTCAGAAGAAAGGGATGAAGCGTGGTGAATCTGTAGAGAAAGCCAAT GAGGCGGCCTCCCTGATCTCTCAGCGCTCTATGAACCCCAGAGAGATGttcaagcagagagagaagggcatGGCCCCCAGCACTGCAGACACCGACACCCCTGCTGCTGCCCACACCCCTGCCAGCCCCCAGCCAG AACCCAGTGTGGATGAGGCCATTGTGGATGAATCCACTCCCAGTGTGGGTGAGACATCCCAATCTGAGTGCTTGGATGAGCAGGATGCAACCCCTGAGGATCAGTGGCAAGATGAAG TAAAGGCAACGGCAGCTCCCACTGAGCACAACCATGCCACAGAGCCAGCCCAAAACAACCTCTATGAGGAGCCCCAGGAG GTGGAAGAGAACACAAATGAGGTGGCTGCAAAGAAGACCGACCGAGGCGTCTGTGCCAGGGCTCTATACGACTACCAAGCTG CTGATGAGACAGAGATTTCCTTCGATCCTGATGACATCCTCAATGGCATCGAGATGATTGACGAGGGCTGGTGGCGGGGCTATGGCCCAGACGGTCATTTTGGAATGTTCCCAGCCAATTACGTGGAGCTGGTCTAA
- the LOC109895900 gene encoding drebrin-like protein isoform X2, which yields MLNHLAKCIKFPQFSQQATSDKSPSTSIRDGGLEELVEELSSGKIMYAFCRVEDPNSGLCKYVLINWTGEGVKDARKGLCANHVSSIANFLKGAHVTINARAEEDVEPEAIMQKVAKASGANYSFHKESNKFRDAGPQGPVGSVYQKTNAMSEIKRTNKDNFWAQAEKDEEKRQREERSKADEERHKLEKDRKDREAKEATLREKRDKERASMIDQQKKYQQQQEAESRDNEKQQWEEQEKDFQAAQKKGMKRGESVEKANEAASLISQRSMNPREMFKQREKGMAPSTADTDTPAAAHTPASPQPGRLNSPFFSKQPCEPEPSRLPLRQASPLPTGSASPVPAAEPSVDEAIVDESTPSVGETSQSECLDEQDATPEDQWQDEVKATAAPTEHNHATEPAQNNLYEEPQEVEENTNEVAAKKTDRGVCARALYDYQAADETEISFDPDDILNGIEMIDEGWWRGYGPDGHFGMFPANYVELV from the exons ATGctgaatcatctggccaagtgcatcaAATTCCCTCAGTTCTCACAACAAGCGACCTCTGACAAAAgcccctctacttctattcgag ATGGTGGACTGGAGGAACTGGTGGAGGAACTTAGCAGCGGTAAAATAATGTACGCTTTCTGTCGTGTCGAGGACCCAAACTCTGGCCTGTGCAAATACGTCCTGATCAACTGG ACTGGAGAAGGTGTGAAAGACGCCAGGAAAGGACTATGTGCCAATCATGTCAGCTCCATAGCTAATTTTCTCAAG GGAGCCCATGTCACAATAAACGCCCGTGCAGAGGAGGATGTGGAACCTGAGGCTATTATGCAAAAGGTGGCCAAGGCCTCAGGGGCCAACTACAGCTTCCACAAAGAGTCCAACAAGTTCCGAGACGCTGGTCCCCAAGGACCTGTG GGCTCTGTGTATCAGAAGACCAACGCCATGTCTGAAATCAAACGGACCAATAAAGACAACTTCTGGGCGCAGGCAGAG AAAGATGAGGAGAAGCGGCAGCGGGAGGAGCGCAGCAAGGCAGATGAAGAGCGACACAAGCTGGAGAAAGATCGGAAGGATCGAGAGGCCAAGGAGGCAACtctcagagagaagagagacaaggagagggccTCTATGATTGACCAGCAGAA GAAGTACCAGCAGCAGCAGGAAGCTGAGAGCAGAGACAATGAAAAACAACAATGG gaggagcaggagaaggacTTCCAGGCAGCTCAGAAGAAAGGGATGAAGCGTGGTGAATCTGTAGAGAAAGCCAAT GAGGCGGCCTCCCTGATCTCTCAGCGCTCTATGAACCCCAGAGAGATGttcaagcagagagagaagggcatGGCCCCCAGCACTGCAGACACCGACACCCCTGCTGCTGCCCACACCCCTGCCAGCCCCCAGCCAG GGCGTTTGAACAGCCCTTTTTTCTCTAAGCAACCATGCGAGCCCGAGCCATCCCGCTTGCCCCTGCGCCAAGCCTCCCCTCTGCCCACAGGCTCCGCCTCTCCTGTCCCTGCTGCAG AACCCAGTGTGGATGAGGCCATTGTGGATGAATCCACTCCCAGTGTGGGTGAGACATCCCAATCTGAGTGCTTGGATGAGCAGGATGCAACCCCTGAGGATCAGTGGCAAGATGAAG TAAAGGCAACGGCAGCTCCCACTGAGCACAACCATGCCACAGAGCCAGCCCAAAACAACCTCTATGAGGAGCCCCAGGAG GTGGAAGAGAACACAAATGAGGTGGCTGCAAAGAAGACCGACCGAGGCGTCTGTGCCAGGGCTCTATACGACTACCAAGCTG CTGATGAGACAGAGATTTCCTTCGATCCTGATGACATCCTCAATGGCATCGAGATGATTGACGAGGGCTGGTGGCGGGGCTATGGCCCAGACGGTCATTTTGGAATGTTCCCAGCCAATTACGTGGAGCTGGTCTAA